The Fluviispira sanaruensis sequence ATAGTATTCTTTTGTGGACGCACCATCAACTAAGGCATGTTGAACCACATTAATAAATCTATATTTGTTATCCTTTATTTTAAATATTCCATATCTATATAAGGGCCCTTTTTCAAGATCAAACGGTTTCTCAATAAATGTATAAATATCATAATTATTATGAATTTCTTCAAAATATTCTAATTCAGAAATTTCATTATTCTTCACCCAATAGAACTCTCCATTATTTTCTTCTATGTGGGAGTTTATAATATAGTACTCTGAAATAAATTTTTTAATACTTTTCCTTAATTTATAAATATCCAAATTTCCTTCAAGTACCTGATCAAGAACCATGTGATAATCAGTACGAGATGGATCTAGTTTCCATTCAAAATAAAATGTTTTTTGAAAAGGAGTTATTCTTACTTCTCTATTCATAATTATTGTCCTTATTATATAAAGATTTATTTAAAATAAAATCTTGTAATTTTTTAATTAATATTTTCATATAGATCAGTTCCAAACAATTTTCAAGTTATGTGAGTGAGAGTTTATTTTATCTTAAAAAATTTAAAGTAACGAAGGAATCTTTAGAAAAAGGCTTGAAATTATACATAGAGTAGTACTCAGACATTGTCATATCAAAGAAATGCGAAACAATAATATAAATTTTATTGATAACAATAAAAATGCATTTTTATATTGCATAAATATCTTGAATTTATTCAAGATATTTATGTTGCCAAGCTCAAATTTGTAAGTATAATGTCTGAAAATTTAGTTTCACCTGCTATTCTCTTCTTTCATTAGTAAGAGAAGGCTGTCCGCTCAGGTATTTAGGTTTATAAAATTTTTCAGTCATAAAGTGATTTTAAGCAAGTGGAGACAAAAAATGAATAAAGAAGTTTTTCATAGTGACATTGCTATTATCGGTGCAGGTGCTGTTGGCTTATCTTTAGCAGCAAATCTTGCAAAAAAATACCCACAAAAATCTGTTGCACTCCTTGAACGACATGATGGTTTTGGTAGGGAAATATCTTCACGTAATAGTGAGGTTATTCATGCTGGAATTTACTATGGCAAAGAATCACTGAAAGCAAAATACTGTTTAAAAGGAAAGGATTTATTATATAATTTTTGTCGAGAATATTCAATTCCACATATTAAGTGCGGCAAATATATTGTCAGTTCATCTGAAGAGCAAAATGATGCTTTATTTGAAATACAAAAAAATGCTGCTGAGAATGGAGTCTCGCTTGAATTGTTATCAGAAAAGCAACTGAGCAAGGAAACAAAATTAAGTCATTTTAAAAATGCTCTTTATTCGCCTGAAACAGGAATTTTTGATAGTCACAAATATATGCAAACGCTTGAAAGAATGGCACAGGAAAAAAACGTATTTCTTGCATATAAAAACTCTTTTAATAAAATTCTGGACATTAACAATGATGAGATTATATTTGAAGCTTATGATGAAAAACAAAATTACTTCTACATGAAGTGTCAATATTTTATAAATGCAGGAGGACTCTCCTCTGCCAAAATTGCCAATCAGTTTTATCCTCACGAAATTTATAAAAACAAAGCCTGTCGAGGACGTTATTACTCATTATCATCAAAATACAATAATTATTTTGATAAGCTTATTTATCCCATTCCCGATAATGACTGTGTTGGAATACATACAACCAATGAGCTCGATGGCAAAGTTAAACTCGGGCCCGACTCCGATTGGACATTTGCTGAGACATATGAAGCAAGTGACCCAAGCCTCTGCCAATTCTTTGCTAAGGAAGATGATGTGAAAGAACTCTTTTTTACTGAAGGTAAGAAATTAATTCCGTCACTTACTTTAAATGATTTGACACAGAATTATATTGGCGTACGACCTAAACTATTTATAGAAAATCAACCAGAAGAAGATTTTAAAATCTTAAAGATTATAAATGGCAACACCCAAGCCATCCATTTGCTGGGTATTGAATCCCCAGGACTCACTTCTTCGTTAGCGATTGGGGATGATATTAAATTAGAATAGAACTCCCATTTATTTAAATGATGATATTTTAATCAAAAAAAACCAATTTATTATTAATATTATAAAATCATTGATTTTTATATATAATTTTATTTATTTTATAAAATATATTTGATTTTTACTTTATTTTGCATTATATAAAAAATGCCATGGCAAAATTAATTTTTCTTATAATTAAAAGTTATTTATTTAACTTAAATAAGGGATTTCATATTTATGCCAACTTTAAAATATTTATTTATACAATACTTTGCCCGAATAATTGCCATTAAAAAAGGCAAAGAAAAATTAATCTTCTGCTTTTCTATCCTCACTCTTCACTCATTTTCAGTCAGAGCAAACGAAATATCTGCGAATATTCCAGAACGTGTTTACAGATCCACACCCAGTAAGCCAGATAAAGTTTTTTCACAGGGTTTTCAGCGCTCACGGAATGAGCATACAGATTTATCAAGACATATTAATGGTGAAACTCAAGATGCTAGCGGCTTGATCAGTACAACATCAAGCATACAATATGCTTTTGATTATGCCGAAAGTTATGCTATGGGATGGTGGCGTGTTTCAGAGTTTTTTGTCTATGAAATTATTCCTGACGAAAATTTTGTCAGCGTCAGCAACACTTATTATCGAACTCTCCGTAACGAAACAGAAAGTGCTGCAAGAACTCAACTTGTGGAACAGCAATATACTTTTACGCGAGAAGATGAATACAGCGCTCTTTTTACGATTCCTCCAGAAAGAGTTATTGCGGCAACTCGCTTTGAATTTGATCGTGCTCTTAGAAGATTTACCCAACGCGAGAGAATCATAAATACGATTACCCGCGAGAATGAACACTCTCCACAATTGCAGGCAGCCATTCATCCAAACACATATTCTTTAGGAACTTTAGGAAATAGACAGTTTACTTATAACGGTATTTCATCGGGTTTCGCTTGCGTTGAACATACACAATCCTCTTCTTTCTCGATGAGAAAAAAAAGAAGCGCAATTAAAAACAGAATCTGTCCTTTGACACAGCTTCAGGTATTAGAAGCTCTCGAAGAGCCAGAAAAATTCTTAACAAGAAAATCTTTAAAAATTGCAGCTTCTGTTGATGGATATACTTACTGTCTTACAACTTATGAAAATTATATTTACTTAGATTATAAATGCAAAACGCCTCAAAAATGGAACTATACAGAGTTTGGTCAATTTATTTCAGAAATCAATGATGGAAAAAACCAGCAATACTATTGTATGACTGCACCACAAGATGATTCCGCCGAAGATTATGCAAGAATGCAAATTTGCGATCTTAATAACGACAAACAAATATGGAAAATTAAAAAAACTGAAAATGGTAATTCATTGATCTTTTCCTCAAATGGTTATGTTCTTTCAAGCTATAAAGAATATGCATATCTTAGAAAAAACTTTAAGGAAAACATGGCCATTAAATTAATGAATGCAAGCATGTTAAAAGAAAAACAAGCCAATGCACTCATACAATTTTCTGTAGATCCCCTGCAAATAAAAGATAAATATATTTTATATCCAACTTCAAATGGAAATGCTTATTTAGAAGTTGCAAGTTCACTTGTAAATTATACAAACTATTATAACGCTCACAATAACGCTTTATTCTCAAGTTATGGAAATAAAAATGCAGGACCTCAGGTTTGCTATTTTTCCTCTTTGTTAAGAGAAGGAGGAACTTCATGGGGCTGGGTGAAAGATGAATATTGTTCAACAAAAGGAAAAATGAAGAATGAACTCAGATGGATATTTGGCAAAAATGCAGTTACTCATAACGCCTATTCTTTATATGATATTGCTGACAATATCCTTCGTATAGATGATATCACTGGTTCAAAAAATAGATATTACGCATACACTGCTTTTAAATATTGGCCTGATAGTGATTCATTTGTAGAATTTTTTAATCTTACAGATATTCCTAAACTATATGCTGATACTTATAATAGTTCAGACTTATTTAATCCCAGCAAAGAACAAAGGTTATCATATGCATTTTCTGTGATCAAAGAAAAATATAAAACAAAAATTCATAAATTATTGGACTAGTTTTTTTGATCACTTAAAAAATTTCACTTACCAATAATAAATCATAAACTTATTTTCACTGAAATTATATTGACTAAATTTAACATATTTTGTAATAAAATTTTATGGAATTAAAATAAGGAAATAAATATGAACTTAGCAATTGATTTTTCTAAAACTGCACAAGATTATGCAAAACATCGAGTTGGTTTTCCAAGTGCACTGATTGCCCGATTAAAGCCTTTTTCCATTGGGATAAAGGGACAAAATGTATTAGATATTGGGACATCACTTACACCCACACTAATAACGTAACCAATGCTATCTCCACTGAACTCCCTACCATTATAAACTTTTCCTTTCACTGCACTGATGGCGAATTCATGGACAAAAGGCAATTCACAAACCGATGGAGCTTCAACAAATTTTCCACATTCAGGTTTTAATAAAAAGAAACCTGTATAAATTTTAGGTTTCGCCAAATATTTTTTCTCAAATACCTGTTCAGCTTTAAGCTCCTTATTATCCGCAAATATAAATTAAAGAAAAAAATATATGGGTTACCAATTTTCTATTAATTTCTATTTTTTGATTTTGCGCCTGAACTTGGACTTGCAGCGCTATAAAATAAAAAGGAATAATCGGACGCAAACGGAGCTGTGCTACTCTTATTTGAATTAACTTGTTTATTATTTTTTAATTGCAATAAATGCAGAATTTCGTTTGAAACTGATTTTAATTTATTTGCATTTGAACTTTGACTGCTTGGCATCTTTAAACTTGCATTTTGGTGACAAAATAAACAGGTTTTTGTTTGCTGAAAGTATGTTTCTAAGGTCGTATTTGCAACAGTCGTATTGGCAGGATCGGGTTGTTGATTACCATCTGGTAAAGGAATTCTTGCCCCAGGCTCAATCACTTCAGGACTGTTTGCCCAGACAACATTGACCAATTGGTAATTCAGAAATACGGAATTTGGATTAGCTTGTGCAATTACATTTTTCTGAACCCATGCATTCAAACCAGCAACGTTATTAGTAGAATCACTTGGAATAGGAGTTAAACGGACAACTTGTATAGGTGCATCATAAGGATCTTTAGGATAATTTGGGAAATAGGGATTTTGTGGAGTCGCACTTGCTGGTTGTGCATTTGGAGCACATTGATAATGATCTGTTTTTGGATCACAGTTTAAATTATAAAAAGTATACCAAGCAAGCATATTCTGTTTATTTGCATTGGGTGCATTGTTTATATGTTCAAACGTTGCCCAAATAAATTGGGGAGAGCGTTTGGTTTTATGAATAATATGCAAGCCCGTCAGCCCTACTGTCACTTCTTTAGGATTTTTTTCGTTTGGATAACTTACAATAGCTTTAGAAATTTTATAATAAGGCCAGGTTTTTGGATCAGGGAGTTCAACCCACGAAGCTTTTAATTCTATCGCACCTATCTTTCCATATTGTGAAAAAGTTGCTGAACCGTCGGGTAAGTTTATACCTTGAGTCGTAACAAATTTTTGTTGAACTTGTGCATTATAAAGTTGATTATCATTGATATAATTAAACTCATCTTGATTCACCCGTATTTCATACAACGCAAGTTTTCCTGCTTGTGAAGTTATCCATGAATTATTTGTTCCGGCTTGCCCAAATTCATTTAAATTTAACACTTCCGCATTATTTGCTGCTTTAGAAATGGAAGCCATGACTTTAAAACCATGCTTGGAAGTTTTTGCCATTGATTTTAATTTACTCTTCCATTGCTGAGGCAATGCCTGTTGACTGCACCAAGGAGCGGGTTTCTGTGCCTGAGCCAAGAATATTTCAGCGGCTTCTTTATATGTTTCCCACACAACAGGTGCTGTATTATTCGCTTTGCCAAAATCACTCGCTTTTACAGAATTATCTGCAGCACATGTACTTGTATCTGCAACCCAATTTAAAGCAAGAAATTGTTGCCAAGCAAAACAGTTTGCATTTGCTTGGGAGTTTGGCACCCCCATATCGGTAGGAATTGTAGAATTTAATTGTGGAGGCGCTGAGCAATTTCCAGGCACACTTCCTTGAGCGTATGCTTTAAATGATAAAAAATTATTTGAGGATAATATATAAGAAAAAATGAATACTAATAAAACGTTTATTCGTAAATAATAAATTTTCATTAATTTATTTCTCCTCAAAAATTAAAACTAAAAAAATATTAATTTGGACAAATTTTCTCACATATTTTTATTTATTCTTTTAAAAATTTTAGAGCGTCATGAAGGGAAAACATATATATATCCTGGTCCTGTCACGGCGGGGGGCATACCTGTTCCTGGATTATTGACTTGAATTCCATATAGTCCTGGAGTTGTATTTTTATCAATATTAACCGTTAAAGTAAGCATATTAAACACACTCGGGTATGAATTCCCTGGTGCAGCATAAGTCACATCTTGCAATCCTGCTTTTTGATCGACCGTAATAGCAATTCCTGAATTTGGCGCAGCAACCACTGTTGGCAGTGAATTTCCAGCCCCTTTAACGGCAGTAGAACAAATCAAGACCATTCTTAATCCCTGATCACCTTGCTTAACAGGAACAGGCACAATGACGGAATTCGTTGCGAGAGACATAGGGATATTGACTGGATTTGGAATTTTTGTTCCGTAATATGCATTCCAAATTGACTGATACACCATTTGCACTGGTTGCACTTGCGCCGGTGGTAGTTTTGCATCTTCAGTCGGATTGCTTAAGTTAACAGCGCAACTCACAGGTTCTAAATCTTTTGCGGGAAGACCACGCGCGAATAAACCAACATGATACGTTTGGGCAATTTGCCCAGCCCACTGAATAGGTGATGTCACTCCGCCTGAAGTGATTTTTATATCACCAATGGTTTTTGTCACACCCGCTGCGATCCATTTCGCAGGTATTTGAAAGACAGCATGGAGAATAAAATTCCCATTAAAAGGCTGATTGGTTACAGGATCAATTAACATTTCATGGCCACGCACAACTTGCCAGCAATCCGCTACGCTAGCACCTTTCGGGAGTTTGGGATCATCAAATAATTGATAATTACTGAAGTCTGGCTTCTGAATATATAAACCAATGGGATTGGCGAGAGAGACTCTTGCAGCTGGAGTGCCTCCTACCACTTGATTAACGGATTGACCGATAAAAGGATCGCTGTTGCGAAAGGATTGCCCATACTGACTGCAACAAATAAGGGCTTGAGGATTTACATTTCCAACGTTTCTTTGCACAGTGGCCGCTCCTGCCAATCCCACTTCTGTTTGCAGTGTATTTGGCGAACTTGTGAGGTGCATGGCACCGCCCGAAGCCGCGCTTCCACGCACAGACAGCGGCCCAGAGTTCCATTTATTTAACGGGTTATATGCTGGCTTTTGAGTAAAGGGATCGATAACAGGATTTCCAGAAATTGGATCGCGCAAATAAAGTTCTTCAACCTTCACACTGATATTATTTGGACTGTTTGTTGGTAAACCAAAATTAAGAGTTTCTTCATATTTTTTTGCCACTGTGTTGGGGTCAACACTCCATAGCGTGTACCAGTATTCTGGATTTTCACAGACAAAATCAACCCGGGTGATTTTCCCTGCGCTATTGCGTGTGACACTCCATTCACTGTATTCATCTTGCCAACCTCTCGGACCGTAGGGGCCATAAGCTTGCAATTCGCCTTTCCAATTCGGATTTGGACATAAATTAACAGGTATTTGTGGAAAAGAATGCCGAGCACCAGAACTATCTGTGTAATAACCAGTGTCTGCTAATTCAAACAATTTTTGTTGATCTAAATTATAAGGATTGGTCTCTGGATTATTTTTACCAAGAAAATAAAGAATTCGACGAGGAAAAGCGACCCAAGTGACTGGCAAAGCTGCTGTACCAGCAGGAATATCTGTTGTTGCTAAATTGTAATAATAAGATTGAGGTGGAGATGAAATAAACTTTCCTGTGTTATCAAGATAACCTTGATTCCAAGGATCGCCTGCGATGGATTGCTCTGTAAATGCATTGGCATTTAAATTCCATTTAAAATTGAGATCCACCTGAGCACTACCTGTTAAATCTTGAATAAAGGCAGGTGTGGAAAAGGGTGTATACGTAATTTTGTTACTTTTTGCTGTTCCTTTTGTTTTCTTTTCTACTGTTTCATTTTTAGTGCTTTTCTGAGTCATTTTTTGGGTCTTATTTGAACCGCTAACCATAAAAATTCTCCATCCTTTTTTAAAATTAATACTTACTTGTTCCTAAAAGTGGCATTAAAATTTGTTAATATAAAATCGTATAATATAAGAAATTTAAAGTCTCATAATGTCAATTTTTTAACTTATTACCTGAGGATTCAATACTCTTCAATTTAAAATAGATGATCTGATTTATAGTGAACTCATTAGGTCTGTTTAATAATTTGAGAATTTCACAGATACGAAGGATAATTGCTATGACTTATAGATTTTTATGCCAATTGGATTATTAAAACCTGTTCCTGACGATATACAATTATTTAAAGTACCAATTTCACTCACTTCACTAATGTAAATAGGTCCTTTATAAATTTTAATATCTGTTGGATTTACCAAACAACTTCCTGATCTTACTCATGAACATAACATACCATTTTCATTTTGCTTACAAACACTCACTGAACTACATACAGCATTCGCTATGAGTGCATACCCTTTATTAAAAACAATGCCGTTTGGTATTGAAAACTCACCACCTCCCGCATTTGCGCATAAAGGTAACTGACCATTATAACTTGCAGGACAAAATACAATAGTATAATTATTATTTGTTACATATAAATTATTAAAATAATCAAAATCGATGCCACTTGGATTATTAATACTATTTCCAGTATTTTTACACTCAGAGAGTGAACCATCGCTTTTGACTACACATGAAGTCACTATAGAGTTTGAATATTTAGATATATAGGCATATGTTATATTCTGACTTGCAGTTATCTTTTTACTCATCTCTTCTATTTCTTTTTTAAAAGAAAAAACATTATTACTAAAAATTACCGTAAAAACAAAGAACGCAATATATAATATTATTTTACTAAGAAAATACATCATATAAAACCTCCAAGTTTTTTTAATAAATTCTACTTTCTTTATTGTAAATTCAATAAAAGTCTCCCTTAAGTACTTCATTAAAAGTTAAAAAAATTATTTATTTTGAAAATAATATTTTTAAAACAAAAAAAAGAGCCTTAATTAAATTAAGACTCTTTTCAAATACAGATTATTTAATTAACAAACGATTAACCGTTCATGCTGTTAAGGAAATCATCGTTGGTTTCACAACGTTCAAACCTTTGGAGTAAGAACTCCATAGATTCAATCGGTGACATAGGATGAAGAACCTTGCGGAGAACCCACAAGCGATTGAGAGTTTCTCTACCGAGAAGAAGATCTTCACGACGGGTTGCACTTTTGTTGATGTCGATAGCAGGAAACACACGGCGTTCTGCTAAGCGGCGATCGAGTACAAGCTCCATGTTACCTGTCCCTTTGAATTCTTCGAAAATAACTTCGTCCATACGGCTGCCCGTATCGATCAATGCTGTTGCAATAATGGTAAGGCTTCCACCTTCTTCCACATTACGCGCAGCACCGAAGAATCTTTTTGGTTTGTGTAACGCGTTGGCATCCACACCACCTGTTAAGATTTTTCCACTCGGTGGCACTACGCTGTTGTAAGCACGGGCAAGGCGCGTGATTGAGTCAAGCAAAATCACAACATCTTTTTTGTGTTCTACAAGGCGTTTCGCTTTTTCAATGACCATTTCTGCTACTTGCACATGGCGTTGCGCAGGTTCATCGAAAGTACTGCTGACAACTTCTCCACGCACAGAACGTTCCATGTCCGTAACTTCTTCCGGACGCTCATCAATAAGCAAAACAATGAGAACAGCTTCGGGATGGTTTTGTGCAATGGAATTCGCAATATTTTGTAAAAGAATTGTTTTACCGGTCTTTGGTGGCGCCACAATAAGAGCACGCTGTCCTTTACCAATAGGCGCAAAGAGATCGATAAGACGTGTGCTATAAACTTGAGGATCGTGTTCAAGTTTAAAACGGAAGTCAGGGTGAATGGTTGTTAAGTTATCGAATAATATTTTCTCACCTGTGAAGTCAGGTGTTTCACCATTCACAGATTCAACTTTTAACAAGGCAAAATAACGCTCATTGTCCTTTGGTGGACGGATTTGTCCAGAAACGGTATCGCCCGTGCGCAGGTTAAAGCGACGGATTTGCGAAGGAGAGACATAGATGTCATCTGGCCCAGGTAAATAATTATAGTCAGGTGCTCTTAAGAAACCAAAACCATCGGGTAAGGTTTCAAGCACACCTTCAGAATAAACAACACCATTGCGCACAGCTTGTGCTTCGAGCAAAGCAAATACGAGATCTTGCTTTCTTAAGTTTGCAGCTCCGTCAATGCCCATTTCTTTTGCCATATGGACAAGGTCACTGATGTGTTTTTCTTTGAGTTCCTTAAGATTCATAACAGGAACTTCAGAGTTAAATTCAGGCTCTTTTTCATCACCGCTCACAACTGGACGAGGATTTTCTGATCTTCTGCCCATGTTTGGATTGCGATTCAAGGGTTGAGAAAAATTGTTTTGTCCTTGAAAAGAACGATTTTGATGCGGAGCACTTCCACTCTGCTGCATAGCAGGAGAAGCAGGGTGACTGGTTGAGCCTCCTCCTGCGTTCATAGAAGCTTGAGGAGAACCCATTCTATTTGGGGGAGGCGCATTCATACCAAACGGACGTGGTGAAAAGGAAGCTGCCGAAGAGCCCATTGAAGAGTTTGAAGAGTTTGAAGATGACATGCTCGGATTATTTGGAGAAGAAGGAGCAT is a genomic window containing:
- the rho gene encoding transcription termination factor Rho — encoded protein: MQQSGSAPHQNRSFQGQNNFSQPLNRNPNMGRRSENPRPVVSGDEKEPEFNSEVPVMNLKELKEKHISDLVHMAKEMGIDGAANLRKQDLVFALLEAQAVRNGVVYSEGVLETLPDGFGFLRAPDYNYLPGPDDIYVSPSQIRRFNLRTGDTVSGQIRPPKDNERYFALLKVESVNGETPDFTGEKILFDNLTTIHPDFRFKLEHDPQVYSTRLIDLFAPIGKGQRALIVAPPKTGKTILLQNIANSIAQNHPEAVLIVLLIDERPEEVTDMERSVRGEVVSSTFDEPAQRHVQVAEMVIEKAKRLVEHKKDVVILLDSITRLARAYNSVVPPSGKILTGGVDANALHKPKRFFGAARNVEEGGSLTIIATALIDTGSRMDEVIFEEFKGTGNMELVLDRRLAERRVFPAIDINKSATRREDLLLGRETLNRLWVLRKVLHPMSPIESMEFLLQRFERCETNDDFLNSMNG
- a CDS encoding NAD(P)/FAD-dependent oxidoreductase, with the translated sequence MNKEVFHSDIAIIGAGAVGLSLAANLAKKYPQKSVALLERHDGFGREISSRNSEVIHAGIYYGKESLKAKYCLKGKDLLYNFCREYSIPHIKCGKYIVSSSEEQNDALFEIQKNAAENGVSLELLSEKQLSKETKLSHFKNALYSPETGIFDSHKYMQTLERMAQEKNVFLAYKNSFNKILDINNDEIIFEAYDEKQNYFYMKCQYFINAGGLSSAKIANQFYPHEIYKNKACRGRYYSLSSKYNNYFDKLIYPIPDNDCVGIHTTNELDGKVKLGPDSDWTFAETYEASDPSLCQFFAKEDDVKELFFTEGKKLIPSLTLNDLTQNYIGVRPKLFIENQPEEDFKILKIINGNTQAIHLLGIESPGLTSSLAIGDDIKLE